In a genomic window of Cynocephalus volans isolate mCynVol1 chromosome 1, mCynVol1.pri, whole genome shotgun sequence:
- the LRRC31 gene encoding leucine-rich repeat-containing protein 31, producing MSQTWKKNSSEGETKPQTSFVNKFLRGSKLRSSNAKSRKENNDLKTTESQPSEGMQKMATLDNAKALSSEMELGSQMEKNEQLLQKLGKKAVNKCLDLSNCGLTTTDMREMVALLPFFPDLEELAISWNDFVGGSLRSVTQQMHLVRKLKILRLSSCRLTTDDVQTLGEALEMIPELKELNLSWNSKVGGNLPRILRFQKGSKIQMLELVDCALTSEDGAFVGQLLPMLRSLEVLDLSVNRNIGDSLSSIAQGLKSTSKLKVLKLHSCGLSQKSVKILDAVFRDLGELRKLDFSCNKELGGGFEDSSAQLVMLKHLEVLDLHQCSLTADDVVSLTQIIPLLSSLQELDLSANKKMGSSSENLLSRLRFLPALKSLLINNCALESETFTALAEASIHLPALEIFNLSWNKCVGGNLQLLLETLKHSTSLQVLRLSSCSLMAEDVAHLASVIQMGHLARLQKLDLSYNDGICDAGWTIFCQNIWFLKELTELDISLRPSNFRDCGQWFRHLLCAVNKLPEITEIGMKRWILPALQEEELECFNQDHKRSIHFDHGGFQQADFSGLTKPKTILQS from the exons ATGAGTCAAACATGGAAGAAAAATTCCTCAGAGGGAGAAACCAAGCCCCAGACTTCATTTGTCAACAAATTCCTCAGGGGCTCAAAACTCAGGTCCTCCAATGctaaaagcagaaaagagaacaaTGACCTTAAAACAACTGAATCCCAACCCAGCGAAGGGATGCAGAAGATGGCCACCTTAGACAATG CTAAGGCTCTCAGTTCAGAAATGGAATTGGGATCCCAGATGGAGAAAAATGAGCAGCTCCTGCAGAAGCTGGGCAAAAAGGCTGTCAACAAGTGTCTAGATTTGAGTAACTGTGGATTAACAACAACGGATATGAGGGAAATGG TTGCTTTGCTGCCTTTTTTCCCGGACTTAGAAGAACTGGCTATTTCCTGGAATGATTTTGTAGGGGGAAGCCTCCGTTCAGTCACTCAGCAGATGCATCTTGTCCGCAAGTTAAAAATCCTGAGGCTGAGTAGTTGCAGACTTACCACTGACGATGTGCAAACACTGG GAGAAGCACTTGAAATGATACCTGAACTCAAAGAGCTAAATTTGTCCTGGAACAGTAAAGTGGGGGGCAACTTGCCTCGGATCCTCAGGTTCCAAAAAGGGAGCAAGATACAAATGCTTGAGCTTGTGGATTGTGCCCTCACATCAGAAGATGGGGCATTTGTGG GTCAGTTGCTACCCATGCTGCGAAGTCTTGAAGTACTTGATCTTTCTGTTAACAGAAACATCGGTGACAGTCTAAGTAGTATTGCTCAGGGATTAAAAAGTACCTCAAAGCTCAAAGTATTGAAGTTACATTCATGTGGATTATCACAAAAAAGTGTCAAAATATTGG ATGCTGTTTTTAGAGACTTGGGTGAGCTGAGGAAATTAGATTTTTCCTGCAACAAGGAGCTGGGTGGAGGTTTTGAGGACTCATCAGCACAGTTGGTCATGCTAAAGCATCTAGAAGTCCTAGATCTTCACCAGTGCTCATTAACAGCAGACGACGTAGTGTCGCTCA CCCAGATAATCCCTTTACTCTCAAGTCTTCAGGAATTGGATTTATCAGCCAATAAAAAGATGGGCAGCTCTTCTGAAAATCTACTCAGTAGGCTCCGATTTTTACCAGCATTGAAGTCGTTATTAATCAACAACTGTGCTTTGGAAAGTGAGACTTTTACAGCTCTCG CTGAAGCCTCCATTCACCTTCCTGCTCTGGAAATATTCAACCTTTCCTGGAATAAGTGTGTTGGTGGCAACCTTCAGCTGCTTTTGGAGACACTAAAGCACTCAACATCTCTTCAAGTGCTGAGGCTGAGCAGCTGTTCCCTGATGGCAGAGGACGTGGCTCACCTGG CATCAGTCATACAGATGGGTCATCTGGCCAGATTGCAGAAGCTTGACCTGAGCTATAATGATGGCATCTGTGATGCAGGATGGACTATCTTCTGCCAAAACATATGGTTCCTCAAAGAGTTAACTGAGCTAGATATTAGCCTTCGACCATCTAATTTTCGGGATTGTGGACAGTGGTTTAGACACTTGTTATGTGCTGTGAACAAACTCCCTGAGATCACTGAAATAGGAATGAAAAGATGGATCCTCCCAGCTTTACAGGAGGAAGAACTAGAATGCTTTAACCAAGATCATAAAAGAAGCATTCATTTTGACCATGGTGGGTTTCAGCAAGCTGATTTCTCAGGTCTTACTAAGCCAAAAACCATTCTCCAAAGTTAA